In a single window of the Frondihabitans peucedani genome:
- a CDS encoding HAMP domain-containing sensor histidine kinase, protein MSRAASIADGKRRIADARPAHGLRTGSLRLRAVVAILLLLVILLGALAVTVEATLGTRLRAQIEDRLRDRASAATALVGTVSSDELAERLSFQGLSVLIRDRNGDRVVAGPSPEQLRAGPKAGAGLPGPKGAGSSTTGSSADPATPGSPAAAPAAGKAAAGAAGTAAASAKITSSTITADDQLVTLVSKLSDGSTITLTADASSVGQTLAQLRWVMLAASAAFLLIAAVGLVLVVRASLRPLDRVTAVARSIAGGDRGRRLHPRSPRTEIGRVALAFDEMLDAVEGAETKALEAEARVRAFVSDAAHELRTPVAGMRAAADTLVRSPVDREGRERLAGHVAREASRASRLIDDMLMMARVDRGLELELVTVDLGAVVLAEVERQRLRRPSLDLRVEIASARSCATVDPDRIAQIVGNLLDNAARATGYTGRVDVELRADDDAEQLSVDVSDDGPGVPEADRERVFDRLVRLDAGRDQASGGAGLGLPIARGIARAHGGDVVCLPSTHGARFRLTVPQTTTPTQDPALATPADAPAHAG, encoded by the coding sequence ATGAGCCGGGCCGCCTCGATCGCGGACGGGAAGCGCAGGATCGCCGACGCCCGCCCCGCCCACGGCCTCCGCACCGGCTCCCTCCGCCTGCGCGCGGTGGTCGCGATCCTGCTGCTCCTCGTGATCCTGCTCGGCGCCCTGGCCGTCACGGTCGAGGCGACGCTCGGCACGCGGCTCCGCGCCCAGATCGAGGACCGCCTCCGCGACCGCGCCTCGGCCGCCACCGCCCTCGTCGGCACCGTGAGCTCGGACGAGCTCGCCGAGCGCCTCTCGTTCCAGGGCCTCTCGGTGCTCATCCGCGACAGGAACGGCGACCGCGTGGTCGCCGGACCGTCGCCCGAGCAGCTGCGCGCCGGTCCGAAGGCCGGGGCGGGACTGCCGGGGCCGAAGGGCGCAGGATCGTCGACCACCGGCTCGTCCGCCGATCCTGCGACGCCCGGCTCCCCCGCCGCGGCCCCCGCCGCCGGGAAGGCCGCAGCCGGCGCCGCCGGCACCGCCGCCGCCAGCGCGAAGATCACCTCCTCGACGATCACGGCCGACGACCAGCTCGTCACCCTCGTCTCGAAGCTGAGCGACGGGTCGACGATCACGCTGACCGCCGACGCGTCGTCGGTCGGGCAGACGCTTGCGCAGCTCCGCTGGGTGATGCTGGCGGCCTCCGCGGCGTTCCTCCTGATCGCCGCCGTCGGGCTGGTGCTCGTCGTCCGGGCGTCGCTCCGACCGCTCGACCGCGTCACCGCCGTCGCCCGGTCCATCGCGGGCGGCGACCGCGGCCGGCGCCTCCACCCTCGGAGCCCGCGGACCGAGATCGGCCGCGTGGCCCTGGCCTTCGACGAGATGCTGGACGCCGTCGAGGGGGCCGAGACGAAGGCCCTCGAGGCCGAGGCCCGGGTGCGCGCCTTCGTCTCCGACGCCGCGCACGAGCTCCGGACGCCGGTGGCCGGCATGCGCGCCGCCGCCGACACCCTCGTGCGCTCCCCCGTCGACCGCGAGGGCCGGGAGCGGCTGGCCGGACACGTGGCCCGGGAGGCGTCCCGCGCCTCGCGACTCATCGACGACATGCTCATGATGGCGCGAGTCGACCGGGGCCTCGAGCTGGAGCTGGTGACCGTCGACCTCGGCGCCGTCGTGCTCGCCGAGGTGGAGCGGCAGCGCCTCCGTCGACCGTCGCTCGATCTGCGGGTGGAGATCGCGAGCGCGCGATCCTGCGCCACCGTCGACCCCGACCGCATCGCGCAGATCGTCGGCAACCTCCTCGACAACGCGGCCCGCGCGACGGGCTACACCGGGCGGGTAGACGTCGAGCTGAGGGCGGACGACGACGCCGAGCAGCTGTCCGTCGACGTGTCGGACGACGGCCCCGGCGTTCCCGAGGCCGACCGCGAGCGCGTGTTCGACCGGCTCGTCCGGCTCGACGCCGGGCGCGACCAGGCGAGCGGCGGCGCGGGCCTCGGGCTGCCGATCGCCCGCGGCATCGCCCGGGCGCACGGCGGCGACGTCGTCTGCCTCCCGTCGACCCACGGGGCCCGCTTCCGGCTGACCGTCCCGCAGACGACGACGCCCACGCAGGATCCCGCCCTCGCCACCCCGGCCGACGCCCCCGCGCACGCCGGCTGA
- a CDS encoding response regulator transcription factor, giving the protein MPNPARILVIDDDDAIRTSVATALTAEGFVCRTAADGFALTAELAGFLPDLVILDWMLPGPSGIQLAQSVRTISDAAVVMLTARDEVDDRLRGFSEGIDDYVVKPFAMAELIARTTAVLRRRGRVPSVIEIGDLLIDQEASLARRAGTPLDLTATEFRLLEFLAGSRGRTLSKGQILTQVWGYDDYDPNLVEVHLSSLRRKMEANGPRLIHTVRGLGYRVAAPEATR; this is encoded by the coding sequence ATGCCGAACCCCGCCCGGATCCTGGTCATCGACGACGACGACGCGATCCGCACCTCCGTCGCCACCGCTCTCACCGCCGAGGGCTTCGTCTGCCGCACCGCCGCGGACGGGTTCGCGCTCACGGCCGAGCTGGCCGGGTTCCTGCCCGACCTCGTGATCCTCGACTGGATGCTGCCCGGCCCGAGCGGCATCCAGCTCGCGCAATCGGTGCGCACGATCTCCGACGCCGCCGTCGTGATGCTGACCGCTCGCGACGAGGTGGACGACCGGCTCCGCGGCTTCTCGGAGGGGATCGACGACTACGTCGTGAAGCCGTTCGCGATGGCCGAGCTGATCGCGCGGACCACCGCTGTCCTCCGGAGGCGCGGGCGGGTGCCGTCGGTGATCGAGATCGGCGACCTCCTGATCGATCAGGAGGCCTCGCTCGCCCGCCGTGCGGGCACCCCGCTCGACCTCACGGCGACCGAGTTCCGCCTCCTCGAGTTCCTCGCCGGCAGCCGCGGACGCACCCTCTCGAAGGGGCAGATCCTGACGCAGGTGTGGGGCTACGACGACTACGACCCCAACCTCGTCGAGGTGCACCTCAGCTCGCTCCGCCGCAAGATGGAGGCGAACGGCCCGAGGCTCATCCACACGGTGCGAGGGCTCGGCTACCGGGTCGCGGCGCCCGAGGCGACCCGATGA
- a CDS encoding Asp23/Gls24 family envelope stress response protein, with translation MSDSVTGDATHPQPTPIDLTTVDPTHPDHESADHLLGTAVAETALAVTGVHHLGGVAARTLDRAARAVLGSSTTPGVTVSRDAGTATVDLDLVVSYPHPVGDVADSVRRQVKHAAAQLVGDRVVVNVNVTDVHGPFDAVAEGASAPAAAVESAVSAGS, from the coding sequence ATGAGCGACAGCGTCACCGGAGATGCGACGCATCCCCAGCCCACCCCCATCGACCTCACCACCGTCGACCCCACACACCCCGACCACGAGAGCGCCGACCACCTGCTCGGCACCGCGGTCGCCGAGACCGCCCTCGCCGTGACCGGCGTGCACCACCTCGGCGGAGTCGCGGCCCGCACCCTCGACCGCGCCGCCCGAGCCGTCCTCGGCAGCAGCACCACGCCCGGAGTGACGGTCAGCCGCGACGCCGGAACCGCCACGGTCGACCTCGACCTCGTCGTCTCCTACCCGCACCCGGTCGGCGACGTCGCCGACTCCGTGCGACGCCAGGTCAAGCACGCTGCGGCGCAGCTGGTCGGCGACAGGGTCGTCGTCAATGTGAACGTGACCGACGTGCACGGGCCGTTCGACGCGGTCGCGGAGGGTGCTTCGGCGCCTGCTGCTGCTGTCGAGTCGGCTGTCTCCGCAGGATCATGA
- a CDS encoding CsbD family protein codes for MSAADKIKAAAEKVTGQAKEAVGNATDNDKLVAEGQADQAKGGARDKVEDVKDVFKK; via the coding sequence ATGAGTGCAGCAGACAAGATCAAGGCCGCCGCCGAGAAGGTCACCGGCCAGGCCAAGGAGGCCGTCGGCAACGCGACCGACAACGACAAGCTCGTCGCCGAGGGCCAGGCCGACCAGGCCAAGGGCGGCGCGCGCGACAAGGTCGAGGACGTCAAGGACGTCTTCAAGAAGTAA
- a CDS encoding DUF6286 domain-containing protein, whose translation MTSTALYRRLVRRETHSSRSGIAIVLAVVLMLVLAWIGTEAVLSALKQPALLVAPKDAAVTVLQAAGAPVGLLAAGGVVVAIVGLILIIVSLAPGRRGRRGVAADRTAAVVDDRVIAQSVAQKASYAGDVDPDQVHVSVGTRAVAVEVSRTSGRSADLRSIQAAVDEELSSYDFQPSLRGKVHLSKKGTIS comes from the coding sequence ATGACGTCGACCGCGCTGTACCGCCGACTCGTCCGCCGCGAGACGCACTCGTCCCGCTCCGGGATCGCCATCGTCCTCGCCGTCGTGCTCATGCTCGTCCTGGCCTGGATCGGCACGGAGGCCGTCCTCTCGGCGCTGAAGCAGCCCGCGCTGCTCGTCGCGCCGAAGGACGCCGCCGTCACGGTCCTGCAGGCCGCCGGGGCACCCGTCGGGCTCCTCGCCGCGGGGGGCGTCGTCGTGGCGATCGTCGGGCTGATCCTGATCATCGTCTCGCTCGCCCCCGGCCGTCGCGGACGCCGCGGCGTCGCCGCCGACCGGACCGCCGCCGTGGTCGACGACCGGGTCATCGCCCAGAGCGTCGCCCAGAAGGCGAGCTACGCCGGCGACGTCGATCCCGACCAGGTCCACGTGAGCGTCGGAACGCGAGCGGTGGCCGTCGAGGTCAGCCGCACCTCGGGCCGCAGCGCCGACCTCCGGAGCATCCAGGCCGCGGTCGACGAGGAGCTCTCCTCGTACGACTTCCAGCCCTCGCTCCGCGGCAAGGTGCACCTGTCCAAGAAGGGGACGATCAGCTGA
- a CDS encoding DUF2273 domain-containing protein, with amino-acid sequence MTVTTKGMLIGAVLALSAVAFGFWAMILVAVAIAIGWGVGRVVEGKLDLGSLTDALRGRRSS; translated from the coding sequence GTGACCGTCACCACGAAGGGCATGCTGATCGGCGCGGTCCTCGCGCTGTCAGCGGTCGCATTCGGCTTCTGGGCCATGATCCTGGTCGCCGTGGCGATCGCCATCGGGTGGGGCGTCGGCCGCGTGGTCGAGGGCAAGCTGGACCTCGGGTCGCTGACGGACGCCCTCCGCGGGCGGCGGTCGTCGTGA
- a CDS encoding Asp23/Gls24 family envelope stress response protein yields the protein MSNVTPTATTGSSVAKTTPSTGSTSGKNTIAEGVVEKVAGIAAREVPGVHDLGNGAARAIGAIRNAINQQDRGQGIKVEVGEKQVAADIIIVAEYPVALQKLADSVRAAVTDAISTVVGMEVTEVNVTISDVHIPSDDNDDEATESRVQ from the coding sequence ATGTCGAACGTCACCCCCACCGCCACCACCGGCAGCTCCGTCGCCAAGACGACGCCGTCCACCGGTTCCACCTCGGGCAAGAACACGATCGCCGAGGGCGTCGTCGAGAAGGTCGCCGGCATCGCCGCCCGCGAGGTCCCCGGGGTCCACGACCTGGGCAACGGTGCCGCCCGCGCCATCGGTGCCATCCGCAACGCCATCAACCAGCAGGACCGCGGCCAGGGCATCAAGGTCGAGGTCGGCGAGAAGCAGGTCGCCGCCGACATCATCATCGTCGCCGAGTACCCCGTCGCCCTCCAGAAGCTCGCCGACAGCGTCCGCGCCGCCGTCACCGACGCCATCTCCACCGTCGTCGGCATGGAGGTCACCGAGGTCAACGTGACCATCTCCGACGTCCACATCCCCTCGGACGACAACGACGACGAGGCCACCGAGAGCCGCGTCCAGTGA
- a CDS encoding helix-turn-helix domain-containing protein → MSTTLPSGPGADDIAREGSLDPAPVVSAEENPYTRIEVSSRRVDEAVRLSERYYGGSRFRITSPRAPFSFRYASLGDADVSLRLSVVTGRLTGDISRLDDYVATWFRDGTGRITTKRAPFEVEPGQPVVLPSSSAFTLEAPAGRQSLVHLARPFLERVATERHGGTLQPIAFRHDAPLAPTAVASWRQTITAATPVVTDPDAAPLIRMEANLAVARSLLTVFPWQAEYVPEALLVPRLARARAAVEFLQENAHLPITPADAAAAAGMHTRSLQNAFQRHLGTSPTEYLRCIRLDRVRRDLLEHTPKTASVTDVARAWGFGHLGRFASAYQERFGEKPNETLRR, encoded by the coding sequence GTGAGCACCACCCTGCCTTCGGGACCCGGAGCCGACGACATAGCCCGCGAGGGATCCCTCGATCCTGCGCCGGTCGTCTCCGCGGAGGAGAACCCCTACACCCGCATCGAGGTCTCGAGCCGACGGGTCGACGAGGCCGTCCGGCTGTCGGAGCGCTACTACGGCGGGTCGCGGTTCCGGATCACCTCTCCCCGCGCCCCGTTCTCGTTCCGGTACGCGTCGCTCGGCGACGCCGACGTCAGCCTCCGCCTCTCGGTCGTCACCGGGCGCCTCACCGGCGACATCTCCCGGCTCGACGACTACGTCGCCACCTGGTTCCGAGACGGGACCGGCAGGATCACGACGAAGCGCGCGCCCTTCGAGGTGGAGCCCGGGCAGCCGGTGGTCCTGCCGTCCTCGAGCGCGTTCACTCTCGAGGCGCCGGCCGGGCGCCAGAGCCTCGTCCACCTCGCCAGGCCGTTCCTCGAGCGGGTGGCGACCGAGAGGCACGGCGGGACGCTCCAGCCGATCGCGTTCCGGCACGACGCGCCCCTCGCGCCGACGGCCGTGGCCTCGTGGCGGCAGACGATCACCGCGGCGACGCCCGTCGTGACCGACCCCGACGCCGCCCCGCTGATCCGGATGGAGGCGAACCTGGCCGTCGCGCGATCGCTCCTCACCGTCTTCCCGTGGCAGGCCGAGTACGTGCCCGAGGCGCTGCTCGTGCCGCGTCTGGCCAGGGCCCGCGCGGCCGTGGAGTTCCTGCAGGAGAACGCGCACCTGCCGATCACTCCCGCGGACGCCGCGGCAGCCGCCGGGATGCACACGCGCTCGCTGCAGAACGCGTTCCAGCGGCACCTCGGCACCTCGCCGACCGAGTACCTCCGCTGCATCCGGCTCGACCGGGTCCGTCGCGACCTCCTCGAGCACACCCCCAAGACCGCCAGCGTGACCGACGTCGCGCGCGCCTGGGGCTTCGGTCACCTGGGCCGGTTCGCGTCCGCCTACCAGGAGCGCTTCGGCGAGAAACCGAACGAGACGCTCCGGCGCTGA
- a CDS encoding RNA polymerase sigma factor yields the protein MRVYAAKLLGSEIESDDIVQESFLTGWRHITELENPGQVRNWLMRIVTRRAIDRIRVRREHENIDDWNPPAARAGSPDRVVEARLQLDAVWEALDKLPADQRRCWLLRETAGYSYQEIADGLDLPVSTVRGLLARARRFLLHEMEAWR from the coding sequence ATGCGCGTCTACGCGGCGAAGCTCCTCGGGTCGGAGATCGAGTCGGACGACATCGTCCAGGAGTCGTTCCTCACCGGGTGGCGGCACATCACCGAGCTCGAGAACCCGGGCCAGGTGCGCAACTGGCTGATGCGCATCGTCACCCGCCGGGCCATCGACCGGATCCGCGTCCGCCGCGAGCACGAGAACATCGACGACTGGAACCCGCCCGCAGCCCGGGCGGGCTCGCCGGACCGGGTCGTCGAGGCGCGCCTGCAGCTCGACGCGGTGTGGGAGGCTCTGGACAAGCTCCCTGCCGACCAGCGACGGTGTTGGCTGTTGAGAGAGACCGCCGGCTACAGCTACCAGGAGATCGCCGACGGCCTCGACCTGCCCGTCTCCACGGTCCGCGGCCTCCTGGCCCGGGCCCGGAGATTCCTGCTCCACGAAATGGAGGCATGGCGATGA
- a CDS encoding Asp23/Gls24 family envelope stress response protein: MTRDDDAMPSGEPEPVDDLTPTGEPEPVDDLEPTDDLESGDDLDGHTMDELAEYLDRGREPFDPDIENSAACRLALAGMTRMRELAWTALRREADSDPDRDSSWIAGLLETIKDEIRSGREIPVTHPDPALHLSLTEAAVRGIVRRAGDTLGGVVMGRCTLDGDVTTPGAAVRVEVTATIEYGLSIDDTADALRERIREALERQTDLVVTAIDVGIDDVYERPESPR, translated from the coding sequence ATGACCCGCGACGACGACGCCATGCCCTCCGGCGAGCCCGAGCCGGTCGACGACCTCACGCCCACGGGCGAGCCCGAGCCCGTCGACGACCTCGAGCCGACCGACGACCTCGAGTCCGGCGACGACCTCGACGGCCACACGATGGACGAGCTCGCCGAGTACCTCGACCGCGGCCGCGAGCCGTTCGACCCCGACATCGAGAACTCGGCCGCGTGCCGACTTGCCCTGGCCGGGATGACCAGGATGCGCGAGCTCGCCTGGACGGCGCTCCGCCGCGAGGCCGACAGCGACCCCGACCGCGACTCCTCGTGGATCGCGGGCCTGCTCGAGACCATCAAGGACGAGATCCGGTCGGGGCGCGAGATCCCCGTGACCCATCCCGATCCTGCGCTCCACCTGTCGCTGACCGAGGCGGCGGTCCGCGGGATCGTGCGCCGTGCCGGCGACACCCTCGGCGGCGTCGTGATGGGGCGCTGCACCCTCGACGGCGACGTCACGACCCCCGGTGCCGCGGTCCGGGTCGAGGTCACCGCGACGATCGAGTACGGCCTGTCGATCGACGACACGGCGGACGCCCTCCGGGAGCGGATCCGCGAGGCCCTCGAGCGCCAGACCGACCTGGTCGTTACCGCGATCGACGTCGGGATCGACGACGTCTACGAGAGACCGGAGAGCCCCCGATGA
- a CDS encoding FBP domain-containing protein has translation MLPLTDQTIRASLVNASRRESSDLTLPPGFDDLPWSDLDYLGWRDPRLGKRSYVVVPGDDGAAPTGILLREADARPGVRAQCAWCQDVTLPNDVVFFSAKRRGPAGRNGDTVGTLVCASFECSANVRRAVPPAYLGFDVDAAREERIAALRARASAFAARV, from the coding sequence ATGCTCCCCCTGACCGACCAGACCATCCGCGCCTCCCTCGTCAACGCCTCCCGGCGCGAGTCCAGCGATCTGACCCTGCCGCCCGGCTTCGACGACCTCCCCTGGAGCGACCTCGACTACCTCGGCTGGCGTGACCCCCGACTGGGCAAGCGCTCCTACGTCGTCGTGCCCGGCGACGACGGCGCAGCCCCCACGGGCATCCTGCTGCGCGAGGCTGACGCGCGGCCGGGCGTCCGCGCCCAGTGCGCGTGGTGCCAGGACGTCACGCTCCCGAACGACGTCGTGTTCTTCAGCGCCAAGCGCCGCGGGCCCGCCGGTCGGAACGGCGACACGGTCGGGACCCTCGTCTGCGCCTCGTTCGAGTGCTCGGCGAACGTCCGCCGCGCCGTCCCGCCGGCCTACCTCGGCTTCGACGTCGACGCGGCGCGCGAGGAGCGCATCGCCGCTCTCCGCGCGCGGGCGTCCGCGTTCGCCGCGCGGGTCTGA
- a CDS encoding anthranilate synthase family protein: MSLLDRLTRPGATEPFALLRRGAADHVVVLTGDVVDVDDLASIPLDEGVDVLTLVPFSQIRERGFEAHDDGSPLRCLVIRESETVPLEAVEVLRDDSIVSSGGGFTTSDAEYEGIVRDVIRDDIGSGAGANFVIRRDFEARAYASGRRAVAAWFANLVRQETGAYWTFAIATPGINAVGASPEKHVGVVRDPATGVRTASMNPISGTYRHPATGPDAAQFVSFLGDTKETEELFMVVDEEMKMMSQICRRGGRIRGPHLKQMRALTHTEYLLEGETDRHPVDVLRLSLFAPTVTGSPMQNACAVIHRRETTGRGYYAGVLALFESDGAGGHDLDAPILIRTAYIGDDGYVRVPVGATLVRHSDPASEMRETAAKAAGILRAIGAGSGGPDSRDDVRLDEVPGVAGLLAARNTRLAPFWLTPQRTPLDDDGTTADPLAGRRAVVVDAEDDFSAMLAHQLRSFGLTVEVVPWSSAQDHADADLLVAGPGPGNPRDASSPRLAAMRELVDERRASGRPLLAVCLSHQILALGLGLDVGPLREPHQGRAVPLEYRGLRSDIGFYNSFAALAGPLPDGVEATTEDGGRVVQTLSGPGFASVQGHLESVLSRDGRAILRRLVEHALAPAAVPEVATAAG, translated from the coding sequence GTGTCCCTCCTCGACCGACTGACCCGGCCCGGCGCCACCGAGCCGTTCGCGCTCCTCCGCCGCGGCGCGGCCGACCACGTCGTCGTCCTGACCGGCGACGTCGTCGACGTGGACGACCTGGCGTCGATCCCCCTCGACGAAGGCGTCGACGTGCTGACCCTGGTGCCGTTCTCGCAGATCCGCGAGCGGGGCTTCGAGGCGCACGACGACGGCAGCCCGCTCCGCTGCCTCGTGATCCGCGAGAGCGAGACGGTGCCCCTCGAGGCCGTCGAGGTGCTCCGCGACGACAGCATCGTCAGCAGCGGCGGCGGGTTCACGACGTCCGACGCCGAGTACGAGGGGATCGTCCGAGACGTCATCCGCGACGACATCGGCAGCGGCGCCGGCGCGAACTTCGTGATCCGCCGCGACTTCGAGGCCCGCGCCTACGCCTCCGGGCGGCGGGCCGTGGCGGCCTGGTTCGCCAACCTGGTCCGCCAGGAGACCGGCGCCTACTGGACCTTCGCGATCGCGACCCCCGGTATCAACGCGGTGGGCGCGAGCCCGGAGAAGCACGTCGGCGTGGTGCGCGATCCTGCGACCGGCGTCCGCACCGCCTCGATGAACCCGATCAGCGGCACCTACCGGCACCCCGCGACCGGCCCGGACGCTGCGCAGTTCGTGTCGTTCCTCGGCGACACGAAGGAGACCGAGGAGCTCTTCATGGTCGTCGACGAGGAGATGAAGATGATGAGCCAGATCTGCCGTCGGGGCGGCAGGATCCGGGGCCCGCACCTCAAGCAGATGCGGGCGCTGACGCACACCGAGTACCTCCTCGAGGGCGAGACCGACCGCCACCCCGTCGACGTCCTGCGCCTGTCGCTCTTCGCTCCGACGGTGACCGGGTCGCCGATGCAGAACGCCTGCGCGGTCATCCACCGCCGCGAGACGACGGGCCGCGGCTACTACGCCGGCGTCCTCGCGCTGTTCGAGAGCGACGGCGCGGGCGGGCACGACCTCGACGCGCCGATCCTGATCCGCACCGCGTACATCGGCGACGACGGCTACGTGCGCGTGCCGGTGGGCGCGACGCTCGTGCGGCACAGCGATCCGGCATCGGAGATGCGCGAGACCGCGGCGAAGGCTGCCGGGATCCTGCGGGCGATCGGCGCAGGATCGGGCGGCCCCGACTCCCGCGACGACGTCCGGCTCGACGAGGTGCCCGGCGTCGCCGGGCTCCTGGCTGCGCGCAACACGCGGCTGGCGCCGTTCTGGCTGACGCCGCAGCGGACGCCGCTCGACGACGACGGGACGACCGCCGACCCGCTGGCCGGGCGCCGTGCCGTGGTCGTCGACGCCGAGGACGACTTCAGCGCCATGCTGGCCCACCAGCTGCGCTCGTTCGGGCTGACCGTCGAGGTCGTGCCGTGGAGCAGCGCGCAGGATCACGCCGACGCCGACCTGCTCGTCGCCGGTCCGGGCCCGGGCAACCCCCGCGACGCGTCGTCGCCGCGCCTCGCCGCCATGCGCGAGCTCGTCGACGAGCGGCGGGCGAGCGGACGCCCTCTGCTCGCCGTCTGCCTGAGCCATCAGATCCTGGCCCTCGGGCTCGGCCTCGACGTCGGCCCTCTGCGCGAGCCGCACCAGGGCCGCGCGGTGCCGCTGGAGTACCGCGGGCTCCGCTCCGACATCGGCTTCTACAACTCGTTCGCCGCTCTGGCCGGCCCGCTGCCGGACGGGGTCGAGGCCACGACGGAGGACGGCGGCCGGGTGGTGCAGACGCTCAGCGGGCCGGGGTTCGCGTCGGTGCAGGGTCACCTCGAGTCGGTGCTGTCGCGGGACGGGCGCGCGATCCTGCGCCGGCTCGTCGAGCACGCGCTCGCGCCCGCCGCGGTGCCGGAGGTGGCCACCGCGGCGGGCTGA
- a CDS encoding SRPBCC family protein yields the protein MTTTATGSASGTTRAPLDRAFAIGTPLTPVGYYPASGPLPEVLEVRRQTGPWDAVGQRRQLMLSDGGSVTETIVAVDAPNRFVYELSNFEKLFGLLVSGARAEWDYSAEGSGTRIDWTYTFFARPGAGPALKAIVGLFWAPYMKRVLPGILGRIDEDA from the coding sequence ATGACGACGACAGCCACAGGATCAGCGAGCGGCACCACGCGGGCGCCGCTCGACCGCGCCTTCGCGATCGGCACCCCCCTCACCCCGGTCGGCTACTACCCCGCCTCCGGCCCGCTCCCGGAGGTCCTCGAGGTGCGGCGGCAGACGGGACCCTGGGACGCCGTCGGCCAGCGCCGCCAGCTCATGCTGTCGGACGGCGGCAGCGTCACGGAGACGATCGTCGCCGTCGACGCCCCGAACCGGTTCGTCTACGAGCTGAGCAACTTCGAGAAGCTGTTCGGGCTCCTCGTCTCGGGGGCGCGCGCCGAGTGGGACTACTCGGCCGAGGGCTCGGGCACCCGCATCGACTGGACCTACACGTTCTTCGCCCGGCCCGGCGCCGGACCTGCGCTCAAGGCGATCGTCGGCCTGTTCTGGGCGCCGTACATGAAGCGCGTGCTACCCGGGATCCTGGGCCGCATCGACGAGGACGCCTAG
- a CDS encoding PspC domain-containing protein yields the protein MTTLSRPSRGKVIAGVCAAIADRFRWSRFVVRLLFVVSIILPGPQFLLYIVLWILIPKRK from the coding sequence ATGACGACTCTCTCTCGCCCCAGCCGCGGCAAGGTCATCGCCGGAGTGTGCGCCGCCATCGCCGACCGGTTCCGATGGAGCCGCTTCGTCGTCCGACTCCTCTTCGTGGTGTCGATCATCCTGCCGGGGCCGCAGTTCCTGCTCTACATCGTCCTGTGGATCCTCATCCCCAAGCGGAAGTAG
- a CDS encoding GH25 family lysozyme, with protein MVARALAIAALVVVTAIAGSSAVASDGASRAGTAPAPAAASGRAADAAPAERATLPGLDVSAYQHGVNWRKASAKGARFAYVKATEGVRYTSARFREQYTGAARAGLARGAFHFAKPNASTAVAQAEYFVRALRTVDGDRATGSATLPPLVDLEYDPYVRTDGTDSCWGLTPKQMVVWVSSFVDTVTGLTGRMPAIYTTTDWWKRCTSNSPDFGQNPLFLARYVDDPASGPGALPAGWDHWTIWQYTSRGSRYAGVTDGKKGDTPASDEDLFAGSAAELRALAEARFDDVTGLDPAYPAIVSG; from the coding sequence ATGGTCGCCCGCGCTCTCGCCATCGCCGCGCTGGTCGTGGTGACGGCGATCGCAGGATCGTCCGCGGTCGCGTCCGACGGAGCGTCGCGCGCTGGCACCGCACCCGCGCCTGCCGCGGCCTCCGGCCGAGCTGCCGATGCCGCTCCCGCCGAGCGCGCCACGCTGCCGGGCCTCGACGTCAGCGCCTACCAGCACGGCGTGAACTGGCGGAAGGCCTCCGCGAAGGGGGCCCGCTTCGCATACGTCAAGGCGACCGAGGGCGTCCGGTACACGAGCGCCCGCTTCCGCGAGCAGTACACCGGGGCCGCTCGCGCCGGACTCGCCCGGGGCGCGTTCCACTTCGCGAAGCCGAACGCGTCGACCGCCGTCGCGCAGGCGGAGTACTTCGTGCGGGCACTTCGCACCGTCGACGGCGACCGCGCGACCGGCTCCGCGACGCTGCCGCCCCTCGTCGACCTCGAGTACGACCCCTACGTGCGGACCGACGGCACCGACTCCTGCTGGGGGCTGACGCCGAAGCAGATGGTCGTGTGGGTGTCGTCGTTCGTCGACACCGTCACCGGGCTGACGGGCAGGATGCCCGCGATCTACACCACGACCGACTGGTGGAAGCGGTGCACGTCGAACAGCCCCGACTTCGGGCAGAACCCGCTGTTCCTGGCCCGGTACGTCGACGATCCCGCGAGCGGTCCCGGCGCCCTGCCCGCCGGCTGGGACCACTGGACGATCTGGCAGTACACCAGCCGGGGCTCCCGGTACGCCGGAGTGACCGACGGGAAGAAGGGCGACACCCCGGCCTCCGACGAAGACCTCTTCGCCGGGTCGGCGGCCGAGCTGCGCGCGCTCGCGGAGGCGCGCTTCGACGACGTGACCGGGCTGGATCCTGCGTATCCCGCCATCGTCTCCGGCTGA